One genomic region from Anguilla rostrata isolate EN2019 chromosome 2, ASM1855537v3, whole genome shotgun sequence encodes:
- the LOC135249301 gene encoding zinc finger protein ZFP2-like: MMQAGVCLRQDTEATLPELTEQHRIRQKEEELGGLESVHMAESETECAAPGLNTLEPECVTAHSGVSDVHHTHTSLIKTETHLGSPHPGDLIKTESLDSAQLRCISHLHSDQIKTESVDGGYVKVEHISELQDIKYVHIKSDQIKYESSECLVSDVMNTVMNGAAVGHKDQTESGQCAREPNQNCKNEEINHLLTQCGDLNHNCDINNENTQPRIALQKSTNSQKKHIDIQGTNVITEPMIINSSKNPSLLTVFHKTTIQRNQRKINMSEKRYRCTQCDECFSQKSNLNSHMRIHTGENPYKCTQCEKGFRSKSDLNTHMGNHTGEKTYKCTECGKGFSRMFNLNRHLSIHTAPMMINSRKHPDQLSFFQKKTIRQNKSEINTGEKPYRCTQCEKCFSQRSDLKIHIMIHTGEKPYKCTECGKCFSRITVLNYHKVIHSGQKPYKCTQCGKCFTQKKALNRHNIIHTGEKPYRCTQCEKCFSRKSTLDSHIRIHTGEKPYQCVECEKCFSQKSVLISHKRIHTGEKPYKCTECGKCFSRITVLNCHKMIHSGQKPYRCTQCGNCFTLKKALNQHKVIHTVEKPYKCTQCEKGFHSKSVLYTHMRIHSGEKPYKCIQCDKCFYAKSNLNTHMRIHSGEKPYKCTECWKGFFRIFNLNRHLSIHTAPMIMNSSKNPSLMNFFQKNKIQRNRSEINTGEKPYKCTQCGKCFFRKSALNSHKIIHLGEKT; this comes from the coding sequence ATGATGCaggcaggagtctgtctgagacaggaTACTGAGGCAACactaccagagctcactgagcagcacaggatcagacagaaagaagaggaactcggtggactggagtctgtccacatggcagagtcagagacagagtgcgctgcaccaggactcaacacactggagccagagtgtgttacagcacacagcggggtcagtgatgtacaccacacacacacatcactgattaaaacagaaactcaTCTGGGCTCCCCCCACCCTGGGGATCTTATTAAGACTGAGAGCCTAGACAGTGCACAGCTGCGATGTATAAGCCATCTGCATTCCGACCAGATTAAAACAGAGTCTGTTGATGGTGGATATGTTAAGGTAGAACACATCAGTGAATTACAGGATATTAAATATGTTCATATTAAATCAGATCAAATCAAGTATGAATCCAGTGAATGTTTGGTGAGTGACGTCATGAATACTGTGATGAATGGAGCTGCTGTTGGTCACAAAGACCAGACTGAATCAGGGCAATGTGCAAGAGAGCCAAaccaaaactgtaaaaatgaagaaattaatcATCTGCTGACCCAATGTGGGGATTTAAATCATAACTGTGATATAAACAATGAGAATACTCAGCCCAGAATTGCCCTACAGAAAAGCACAAACAGTCAGAAAAAACATATTGATATTCAGGGAACAAATGTGATAACTGAACCAATGATAATTAATTCAAGTAAAAACCCAAGCCTATTGACTGTTTTTCATAAGACGACAATTCagagaaatcaaagaaaaattaATATGAGTGAAAAGCGGTAcaggtgtacacagtgtgacgagtgtttttctcagaaaagtaatttaaattCCCACATGaggattcatacaggtgaaaatccctacaaatgtacacagtgtgagaaggGTTTTCGTTCCAAATCTGATTTAAATACACACATGGGAAATCATACGGGTGAAAAAACGTACAAATGTACTGAGTGTGGGAAGGGTTTTTCCcgaatgtttaatttaaatcgCCACCTGAGTATTCATACGGCACCCATGATGATCAACTCAAGAAAACACCCAGACCAATTGAGTTTCTTTCAGAAGAAGACTATTCgccaaaataaaagtgaaattaataccggtgaaaagccatacaggtgtacacagtgtgagaagtgtttttcacagagaAGTGACTTAAAAATCCACATAatgattcatacaggtgaaaaaccctacaaatgtactgagtgtgggaagtgtttttcccgaATTACTGTTTTAAATTACCACAAGGTGATTCATTCAGGTCAAAAACCATACaaatgtactcagtgtgggaagtgttttacacagaaaaaagctttaaatCGGCACAATataattcatacaggtgaaaaaccatacaggtgtacacagtgtgagaagtgtttttcacGGAAAAGTACTTTAGATTCCCACATAAGGATTCATACTGGTGAAAAACCTTACCAATGTGTGGagtgtgaaaagtgtttttcacagaaaagtgTTTTGATTTCCCACAAGaggattcatacaggtgaaaaaccctacaaatgtactgagtgtgggaagtgtttttcccgaattactgttttaaattgccacaaaatgattcattcagGTCAAAAACCATACAGATGTACTCAGTGTGGGAATtgttttacactgaaaaaagcTTTAAATCAGCACAAGGTGATTCATACAgttgaaaagccctacaaatgtacacagtgtgagaagggttttcattccaaatctGTTTTATATACACATATGAGAATCcattcaggtgaaaagccctacaaatgtattcagtgtgacAAGTGTTTCTATGctaaatctaatttaaatacacatatgagaattcattcaggtgaaaagccctacaaatgtaccGAGTGTTGGAAGGGTTTTTTccgaatatttaatttaaatcgcCACCTGAGTATTCATACGGCACCCATGATAATGAATTCAAGTAAAAACCCAAGCCTAATGAATTTCtttcaaaagaataaaattcaacgaaacagaagtgaaattaatacaggtgaaaagccatacaaatgtactcagtgtgggaagtgtttttttcgGAAAAGTGCTTTAAATAGCCACAAGATTATTCATTTAGGTGAAAAGACCTAA